One genomic segment of Ricinus communis isolate WT05 ecotype wild-type chromosome 5, ASM1957865v1, whole genome shotgun sequence includes these proteins:
- the LOC8277803 gene encoding HVA22-like protein f, whose product MGVLGVVAKRLDALVGPGIMLLFPLYASLRAIESPSTLDDQQWLTYWIIYSFTTLFELSCYKILVWLPFWPYIKLLFCMWLVLPIFNGAAYIYENMVRKYVKIGGRVSGNYSDDQRKVLQMMSLDARKSVVQYVDKYGWDAFERAIKAAEKETKKH is encoded by the exons ATGGGTGTTCTTGGAGTTGTTGCAAAGCGTCTGGATGCCCTTGTTGG ACCAGGAATCATGCTTCTCTTCCCACT ATATGCATCACTGCGAGCTATTGAAAGCCCTTCAACACTCGACGACCAGCAATGGCTAACATATTGGATAATATATTCATTCACAACCCTGTTCGAGCTATCCTGCTATAAAATCCTAGTTTG GCTACCATTTTGGCCGTATATAAAGCTGTTGTTTTGTATGTGGTTGGTGTTGCCTATCTTCAATGGAGCTGCATATATCTACGAAAATATGGTCAGGAAGTATGTGAAGATTGGCGGAAGGGTGAGTGGGAACTATTCGGACGATCAAAGGAAGGTCTTGCAGATGATGAGCCTTGATGCAAGGAAATCTGTGGTGCagtatgttgataaatatggATGGGATGCTTTTGAGAGAGCTATTAAAGCT GCTGAAAAAGAAACCAAGAAGCACTGA